The Trichoderma atroviride chromosome 5, complete sequence genome contains a region encoding:
- a CDS encoding uncharacterized protein (EggNog:ENOG41~CAZy:AA1): MFLVNGQSPGPTIEVDQNDWVIVRVKNKSPYNTTVHFHGIEMLGTPWSDGVPGLSQRSIPPGGHFVHEFTASQYGSFWYHSHFHGQIEDGLYGPLIIHPSPENSKPFHLISSDPAAIAAMVKAERNVKPIAIADLNHFTSDEKWNIALASGVEDSCYDSILFNGKGRVRCLPAAEVAANLSDDQKAYLALGNATSMTDKSCLPAKALAALGDPTKANLSAIPAGAFTGCKETNGTVEVLRTQHSKTNTQNWLALTIIGSLNFITAMVSIDEHDMFVYAMDGSYIKPQKVQALILTNGDRYNILIKVKKAGKFNIRANAVSAPQVLTGNAVLEVEGREKCSEKQSQPYISITGVPLSKNVTVFNQDMAAPFPPEPIARKANALYKLNMRLDGASYLWALNSTRLMPAALDADKTPVLFTRPEAIHDNTTISTRNGTWIDLVFFASTFPMPPHPIHKHNNKMFQIGGGDGEFTWSSVEEAIKERPELFNLVNPPRRDSFTSRPATKSKSWIAVRYQVVNPGAWLLHCHISNHVLGGMSVIIQDGVDKWPTVPEGYLDWRF, translated from the exons ATGTTCTTGGTCAATGGGCAGTCACCGGGTCCTACAATCGAGGTTGATCAAAATGATTGGGTGATTGTTCGTGTCAAGAACAAGTCTCCTTACAACACCACCGTTCACTTTCATG GCATTGAAATGCTGGGCACTCCATGGTCTGATGGCGTTCCAGGGCTTTCCCAGCGCTCTATTCCACCCGGCGGCCACTTTGTCCACGAGTTTACGGCATCACAGTACGGAAGCTTCTGGTACCACTCGCACTTTCACGGTCAGATAGAGGACGGCTTATACGGACCACTTATCATCCATCCTTCACCCGAAAATTCGAAGCCCTTCCACTTGATATCTTCCGACCCTGCGGCTATTGCCGCCATGGTAAAAGCAGAGCGCAACGTCAAGCctattgccattgccgacttGAATCATTTTACCTCGGACGAAAAATGGAATATCGCCTTAGCTAGTGGCGTCGAAGACTCGTGCTATGATTCAATACTGTTCAATGGTAAAGGCAGGGTGCGATGTCTTCCAGCCGCCGAAGTTGCAGCCAACTTAAGCGACGATCAAAAGGCTTATTTAGCCCTGGGCAACGCAACATCCATGACAGATAAGTC TTGTTTACCTGCCAAAGCTCTTGCTGCGTTGGGTGACCCTACCAAGGCAAACCTTTCTGCTATTCCGGCTGGGGCTTTTACCGGCTGCAAGGAGACCAATGGCACCGTCGAAGTTCTGAGGACTCAGCACTCCAAAACAAATACCCAAAACTGGCTCGCATTGACCATCATAGGCTCATTAAACTTCATCACAGCCATGGTATCCATTGACGAGCACGACATGTTTGTGTATGCCATGGATGGGAGTTATATAAAGCCCCAAAAAGTACAGGCTCTTATCCTCACCAATGGGGATCGATATAACATTcttattaaagttaaaaaagcTGGAAAGTTCAATATTCGAGCGAATGCAGTGAGCGCTCCCCAGGTATTAACAGGAAACGCAGTCTTGGAGGTAGAGGGCCGCGAGAAATGCAGCGAAAAGCAATCTCAGCCATATATCAGCATCACAGGCGTACCTTTGTCAAAGAATGTGACCGTATTCAACCAAGACATGGCAGCACCATTTCCACCAGAACCAATTGCTCGGAAGGCAAATGCGCTGTATAAGCTCAACATGAGACTTGACGGAGCGTCTTATCTTTGGGCGTTGAACTCGACTCGTCTAATGCCCGCCGCTCTCGATGCTGACAAAACACCCGTTCTGTTTACAAGGCCTGAAGCCATACACGACAATACTACCATTTCAACACGAAACGGCACTTGGATTGATCTCGTCTTTTTCGCTAGTACCTTTCCAATGCCTCCACACCCTATTCACAAACACAATAATAAAATGTTTCAAATTGGGGGCGGTGATGGCGAGTTCACTTGGTCTTCAGTTGAAGAGGCCATAAAAGAGAGACCAGAATTGTTCAATCTTGTCAATCCACCAAGGCGAGATAGCTTTACGTCAAGACCGGCCACCAAATCAAAATCGTGGATTGCAGTACGTTATCAAGTTGTAAATCCGGGCGCCTGGTTACTGCATTGCCATATTAGCAATCATGTACTAGGAGGCATGTCGGTTATTATCCAGGATGGTGTAGATAAATGGCCCACAGTGCCTGAGGGATATTTGGATTGGAGATTTTGA
- a CDS encoding uncharacterized protein (EggNog:ENOG41): protein MMARNEEKTNKAINSIKSAIPSSRGELIFLKLDLSDISSAKAAAEEFLRREQDLHLLFNNAGVGYPEKGSKSRQGFELQLGVNCLGTFTFTKTLTPALISAAKTAPANSIRVIWVSSSAAEAVSTKNYVEDLSQVENMGAFEQYCVSKLGNYWHAAEFAALYKDNGIISIPVNPGNLDSDFWRTQGALMTCILRKTLLYPPIYGAYTNLFAAFSPQVTIERSGSFVAPWGKFWNVSKEMIDGTRPESQGGTGIAASFWEWTEAQIERYTS, encoded by the exons ATGATGGCAcggaatgaagaaaagaccAACAAAGCTATAAACAGCATCAAATCTGCCATCCCAAGCTCAAGAGGTGAGCTCATATTCTTGAAGCTTGACCTCTCCGACATCTCCAGTgccaaggctgccgccgAGGAATTTCTACGTCGAGAGCAGGATCTCCATCTGCTTTTCAACAACGCTGGTGTCGGATATCCAGAAAAGGGCAGTAAATCAAGACAGGGCTTCGAGCTCCAGCTGGGCGTCAACTGCCTTGGAACTTTTACCTTTACAAAGACCCTGACACCTGCCCTTATTTCAGCGGCCAAAACTGCGCCAGCCAATTCTATTCGTGTCATCTGGgtttcatcttcagcagctgaGGCTGTTTCAACCAAAAACTACGTTGAAGACTTATCCCAGGTGGAAAATATGGGAGCTTTTGAGCAGTACTGTGTCAGCAAGCTTGGAAATTACTGGCACGCGGCTGAGTTTGCTGCCCTTTACAAGGATAATGGAATAATCTCCATTCCGGTGAACCCCGGAAATCTTGATTCGGATTTTTGGCGCACTCAAGGTGCTCTAATGACATGCATATTGAGAAAGACACTTCTGTATCCTCCTATTTATGGCGCTTATACAAATCTCTTTGCTGCTTTCTCTCCTCAAGTAACCATTGAGAGGTCAGGCAGTTTTG TTGCGCCATGGGGCAAATTCTGGAACGTCTCCAAGGAAATGATTGACGGTACCAGACCAGAGTCTCAAGGAGGTACTGGTATTGCGGCCAGCTTTTGGGAATGGACCGAAGCTCAGATTGAGCGTTATACTAGCTGA
- a CDS encoding uncharacterized protein (EggNog:ENOG41) yields MPGTVSFLKQSFPGAPTFTEKDVPDLQGKTIIVTGSNTGLGKEIAQIVYSKNAKVYMMARNEEKTNKAINSIKSAIPSSRGELIFLKLDLSDISSAKAAAEEFLRREQDLHLLFNNAGVGYPEKGSKSRQGFELQLGVNCLGTFTFTKTLTPALISAAKTAPANSIRVIWVSSSAAEAVSTKNYVEDLSQVENMGAFEQYCVSKLGNYWHAAEFAALYKDNGIISIPVNPGNLDSDFWRTQGALMTCILRKTLLYPPIYGAYTNLFAAFSPQVTIERSGSFVAPWGKFWNVSKEMIDGTRPESQGGTGIAASFWEWTEAQIERYTS; encoded by the exons ATGCCTGGCACTGTCAGCTTTTTAAAACAATCTTTCCCTGGCGCTCCCACTTTTACGGAAAAGGATGTACCCGATTTGCAAGGAAAG ACTATTATAGTCACTGGCTCCAATACTGGCCTCGGCAAAGAAATCGCCCAAATCGTCTATTCTAAGAATGCCAAGGTCTATATGATGGCAcggaatgaagaaaagaccAACAAAGCTATAAACAGCATCAAATCTGCCATCCCAAGCTCAAGAGGTGAGCTCATATTCTTGAAGCTTGACCTCTCCGACATCTCCAGTgccaaggctgccgccgAGGAATTTCTACGTCGAGAGCAGGATCTCCATCTGCTTTTCAACAACGCTGGTGTCGGATATCCAGAAAAGGGCAGTAAATCAAGACAGGGCTTCGAGCTCCAGCTGGGCGTCAACTGCCTTGGAACTTTTACCTTTACAAAGACCCTGACACCTGCCCTTATTTCAGCGGCCAAAACTGCGCCAGCCAATTCTATTCGTGTCATCTGGgtttcatcttcagcagctgaGGCTGTTTCAACCAAAAACTACGTTGAAGACTTATCCCAGGTGGAAAATATGGGAGCTTTTGAGCAGTACTGTGTCAGCAAGCTTGGAAATTACTGGCACGCGGCTGAGTTTGCTGCCCTTTACAAGGATAATGGAATAATCTCCATTCCGGTGAACCCCGGAAATCTTGATTCGGATTTTTGGCGCACTCAAGGTGCTCTAATGACATGCATATTGAGAAAGACACTTCTGTATCCTCCTATTTATGGCGCTTATACAAATCTCTTTGCTGCTTTCTCTCCTCAAGTAACCATTGAGAGGTCAGGCAGTTTTG TTGCGCCATGGGGCAAATTCTGGAACGTCTCCAAGGAAATGATTGACGGTACCAGACCAGAGTCTCAAGGAGGTACTGGTATTGCGGCCAGCTTTTGGGAATGGACCGAAGCTCAGATTGAGCGTTATACTAGCTGA
- a CDS encoding uncharacterized protein (EggNog:ENOG41): MPGTVSFLKQSFPGAPTFTEKDVPDLQGKTIIVTGSNTGLGKEIAQIVYSKNAKVYMMARNEEKTNKAINSIKSAIPSSRGELIFLKLDLSDISSAKAAAEEFLRREQDLHLLFNNAGVGYPEKGSKSRQGFELQLGVNCLGTFTFTKTLTPALISAAKTAPANSIRVIWVSSSAAEAVSTKNYVEDLSQVENMGAFEQYCVSKLGNYWHAAEFAALYKDNGIISIPVNPGNLDSDFWRTQGALMTCILRKTLLYPPIYGAYTNLFAAFSPQVTIERSGSFGERHCFLNMRNRSGS, translated from the exons ATGCCTGGCACTGTCAGCTTTTTAAAACAATCTTTCCCTGGCGCTCCCACTTTTACGGAAAAGGATGTACCCGATTTGCAAGGAAAG ACTATTATAGTCACTGGCTCCAATACTGGCCTCGGCAAAGAAATCGCCCAAATCGTCTATTCTAAGAATGCCAAGGTCTATATGATGGCAcggaatgaagaaaagaccAACAAAGCTATAAACAGCATCAAATCTGCCATCCCAAGCTCAAGAGGTGAGCTCATATTCTTGAAGCTTGACCTCTCCGACATCTCCAGTgccaaggctgccgccgAGGAATTTCTACGTCGAGAGCAGGATCTCCATCTGCTTTTCAACAACGCTGGTGTCGGATATCCAGAAAAGGGCAGTAAATCAAGACAGGGCTTCGAGCTCCAGCTGGGCGTCAACTGCCTTGGAACTTTTACCTTTACAAAGACCCTGACACCTGCCCTTATTTCAGCGGCCAAAACTGCGCCAGCCAATTCTATTCGTGTCATCTGGgtttcatcttcagcagctgaGGCTGTTTCAACCAAAAACTACGTTGAAGACTTATCCCAGGTGGAAAATATGGGAGCTTTTGAGCAGTACTGTGTCAGCAAGCTTGGAAATTACTGGCACGCGGCTGAGTTTGCTGCCCTTTACAAGGATAATGGAATAATCTCCATTCCGGTGAACCCCGGAAATCTTGATTCGGATTTTTGGCGCACTCAAGGTGCTCTAATGACATGCATATTGAGAAAGACACTTCTGTATCCTCCTATTTATGGCGCTTATACAAATCTCTTTGCTGCTTTCTCTCCTCAAGTAACCATTGAGAGGTCAGGCAGTTTTGGTGAGAGGCACTGCTTTTTAAACATGAGAAATCGCTCAGGTAGCTAA
- a CDS encoding uncharacterized protein (EggNog:ENOG41), which yields MSAAAHKIPSGPTIKSTAADEEDVNRAVVDGAPLKATAASTQRISSSLRRRACDACRARKVRCDTQDPPCNRCAKMGVACHYSGRAKQTNSRIGMSRFLETLNNRLKQAEAQLASTHLMQQNQPQYSVAWGEANSTGLPITPSPLHEISLREEAQSHWNSIPAPTYSTYVFQESDATTPALPATEAPAFLPTDDFTSSNFADIMMAQNILDNQPFGFEPAIFNIPSPANESGPGLETTLQKLYERYFEVFHPVIPIIDRSRFEHEVSQPYPTSELQALSYAMGALAAFSIPELQDHAIFYHEQARNLIDLCERQESGVSLENINILEAYVILTLYELNQPNFARAYLTLGRAIKLVQILGLDNVKSKPGYARWGLSKQPNHSISPAEQEERRRVFWSLFIFDSFASIRSNISPTFTGVINVSLPSSSEYPDFLDEKMPRLDQVFDLTEVSLSSFAANTLMISLYQRYFRHVESSYNEKSQGFWETHYAIDKAIEHCRTTLLVPHMNGSCGYDPLAIGLRMNLNAIRLNLHETALFRVQKDQLPENLAMDANFKCAFAVTDIVKTVQVGMQLTGSRAATFRQLSRFFVWPITTAIQVCFRMLYSGTGDFASYISFLRILSHAMKEIINPDQIPPGLFETAEAEIADATRRIRKK from the exons ATGAGTGCGGCGGCGCACAAGATCCCCAGCGGGCCTACCATCAAATCCACGGCTgctgacgaggaagatgttAATCGCGCAGTTGTAGATGGAGCGCCATTGAAGGCCACGGCGGCATCAACGCAGAGGATAAGCTCGTCTCTTAGAAGGCGCGCTTGCGACGCATGTCGAGCTCGCAAAGTCAGATGCGATACGCAGGATCCACCCTGCAATAGATGCGCCAAGATGGGGGTAGCATGCCACTATTCAGGTCGAGCGAAACAGACAAACTCCAGAATTGGCATGTCAAGATTTCTTGAGACGTTGAATAACAGACTCA AACAAGCAGAGGCACAGCTAGCTTCTACACATTTGATGCAGCAAAATCAGCCGCAATATTCGGTGGCATGGGGAGAAGCTAACAGCACTGGACTACCAATAACACCCTCGCCACTTCATGAAATCTCACtccgagaagaagcccagtCGCATTGGAATTCTATCCCCGCTCCTACATATTCTACATATGTCTTTCAGGAATCAGACGCTACTACACCGGCATTACCAGCTACTGAGGCTCCGGCATTCTTACCGACCGACGATTTTACATCTTCCAACTTTGCGGATATCATGATGGCCCAGAACATACTAGATAACCAGCCTTTTGGGTTTGAGCCTGCGATTTTTAATATTCCTTCGCCGGCTAATGAGTCTGGGCCTGGCTTGGAGACAACTTTGCAGAAACT CTACGAACGATACTTTGAGGTTTTCCATCCCGTAATTCCTATCATCGACCGAAGTCGCTTTGAGCATGAAGTATCGCAGCCATATCCCACCAGTGAATTACAGGCTTTGTCTTATGCCATGGGAGCCTTGGCAGCATTTTCTATACCAGAGCTGCAAGACCATGCAATCTTTTATCATGAACAAGCCCGCAATCTTATTGATCTTTGCGAGAGACAAGAGAGCGGCGTTTCATTAGAGAATATTAATATCCTAGAAGCTTATGTGATATTAACACTCTATGAACTGAATCAGCCAAATTTTGCTCGCGCCTATCTGACACTAGGCCGTGCAATTAAGCTGGTTCAAATTTTGGGTTTAGACAATGTGAAAAGCAAACCCGGATATGCTCGATGGGGCCTAAGCAAACAGCCCAATCATTCCATCAGTCCGgcagagcaagaagagaggcgACGAGTTTTCTGGagtctctttatttttgacTCGTTTGCCAGTATCAGGTCAAACATTAGCCCAACTTTTACTGGAGTC ATCAATGTTTCACttcccagctccagcgagTATCCAGACTTCTTAGATGAAAAGATGCCGAGGCTGGATCAAGTGTTTGACCTGACAGAGGTTTCATTGTCGTCATTCGCTGCCAATACGTTGATGATTTCTCTTTACCAGCGCTACTTTAGACACGTTGAGTCCTCTTATAATGAGAAGTCGCAGGGATTTTGGGAGACACACTATGCTATTGACAAAGCCATCGAGCATTGCCGGACAACTCTGTTAGTGCCGCACATGAATGGCAGCTGTGGCTATGATCCACTTGCCATAGGGTTGCGAATGAACCTGAACGCTATAAGACTCAATCTTCACGAGACAGCGCTTTTTAGAGTCCAGAAAGATCAGCTGCCGGAGAATCTTGCCATGGACGCAAACTTTAAATGCGCATTTGCTGTTACCGATATTGTTAAAACCGTTCAAGTGGGCATGCAGCTGACGGGCAGTAGAGCGGCTACTTTTCGACAGTTGAGTCGATTCTTTGTCTGGCCTATTACCACTGCCATCCAAGTATGCTTCCGAATGCTTTACAGTGGAACAGGCGACTTCGCGTCCTATATCAGCTTTCTGCGGATTTTGTCCCACGCAATGAAGGAAATCATCAACCCGGATCAAATCCCCCCCGGGCTGTTCGAGACCGCAGAAGCCGAGATTGCTGATGCGACACGAAGGATACGGAAGAAATGA
- a CDS encoding uncharacterized protein (EggNog:ENOG41): MTAVSKDNEPSALAIRRVTHDKILMLGDSLTELSSNVHTLSFALTPALQHYYFRKLAVVARGYGGYSSMHLKHVLLPTLRAETAAGETIKLLVVEIGTNDAAERDIQTVTVEEYSENLQWIVEQAGKAGVERIIVVGPGAVDENMLEPPVYNRTMRNLSYSEAAKAVAKRCGVPFIDMWHAIYSHVGWKEGEPVPGVFGTSQTVLKDVLDDGVHLTGKGYRIWYDELLAVIETEFPELKSEALPTVLPHIFDVDRHNLPETLWQEVKVKE, from the coding sequence ATGACGGCGGTCAGCAAAGATAATGAGCCATCGGCTCTGGCAATTCGCCGAGTTACGCACGACAAGATCCTGATGCTCGGAGACTCCCTTACAGAACTCAGCAGCAACGTCCACACACTTTCGTTCGCTCTCACACCTGCGCTACAACACTACTATTTTCGCAAGCTTGCTGTCGTTGCTCGGGGATACGGCGGCTACAGCTCAATGCATTTGAAGCATGTGCTGCTGCCGACATTGCGTGCGGAAACAGCAGCCGGAGAGACAATCAAGCTACTGGTGGTAGAGATTGGCACAAACGACGCAGCAGAGCGCGATATACAAACCGTGACCGTGGAAGAATACAGCGAAAATCTCCAGTGGATTGTGGAACAGGCCGGAAAGGCCGGCGTCGAGAGAATCATCGTGGTAGGCCCCGGAGCTGTAGATGAGAACATGCTGGAACCTCCCGTGTACAACCGAACAATGAGAAATCTATCATATTCGGAGGCTGCAAAAGCCGTTGCAAAACGCTGTGGTGTACCGTTTATCGACATGTGGCATGCAATATACTCGCACGTGGGATGGAAAGAAGGGGAGCCAGTGCCAGGCGTATTTGGTACAAGCCAGACGGTACTGAAGGATGTTTTAGACGACGGAGTTCATCTCACCGGCAAGGGCTACAGAATATGGTACGATGAGCTGTTGGCGGTGATTGAAACGGAGTTTCCAGAGTTAAAATCCGAAGCACTGCCAACGGTATTGCCGCACATATTTGATGTTGATAGACATAATTTGCCTGAGACTTTATGGCAAGAGGTTAAAGTGAAAGAGTGA
- a CDS encoding uncharacterized protein (EggNog:ENOG41): protein MHLTVAAGIVAAALAVVYIFNQIREILYYRARARELGCESPPWMSTFDPTGISELLKGVKASRRKQFPTYMQEKFEREATKYGRTVGTFRFQSPFFRETMVTIEPRNIQAILALKFKDFGLGINRTDNFEPLLGHGIFASNGKYWEHSRALLRPQFNRGQVSDLSLEEDHVRAFMTVLDRHVGPDGWTSLVDLQPLFFRLTLDSATEFLFGESVNSQLEDHQPSSDDDVGFAYAFDKAQYTLAIGARLGPHYIFSHTSEFKRMVKSVHEFVDYFVQKALAEGASEKKFTDEGRYVFLKALAKDTQDPEELRSELLNILLAGRDTTASTLGFFFYTMADPRYSHIYQRLRTILLDEFGTYSNPKEITFEKMKSCQYLQWCLNEILRLYPAVPMNVRTAQVDTTLPVGGGKDGQSPIFVTKGQDVAYSVYLMHRRKDLWGPDAEIFKPERWEARRPGWEFLPFNGGPRICIGQQFALTELGYVVVRLMQRIDSIDGSQAGPVSHGLTLINSPGEGVNLKLHFSE from the exons ATGCACCTGACTGTTGCGGCCGGCATTGTAGCGGCGGCATTAGCTGTTGTCTACATCTTCAACCAAATCCGCGAGATACTCTATTATAGAGCTCGAGCCAGGGAGCTTGGATGCGAGTCACCGCCATGGATGTCAACGTTTGACCCGACTGGTATATCAGAATTGTTAAAGGGCGTCAAGGCGAGCCGTCGAAAGCAGTTTCCCACCTATATGCAAGAAAAGTTCGAGCGAGAAGCAACTAAATACGGCCGCACGGTGGGCACGTTTCGCTTTCAATCGCCCTTCTTCCGGGAAACGATGGTGACGATAGAACCAAGGAATATCCAAGCGATTCTAGCGCTCAAATTTAAGGATTTCGGCCTGGGTATAAATCGAACAGATAACTTTGAGCCGCTACTGGGACATGGAATT TTTGCCTCAAATGGCAAGTACTGGGAGCACTCTAGAGCCTTGCTACGCCCACAGTTCAATCGCGGTCAAGTGAGCGACCTCAGTCTGGAAGAAGACCATGTCAGGGCTTTTATGACGGTACTCGATCGCCATGTTGGGCCGGATGGCTGGACAAGCCTGGTGGACCTCCAGCCTCTGTTTTTCAGACTCACGCTCGACTCTGCAACTGAGTTCCTTTTTGGGGAGAGTGTAAACAGCCAGCTCGAGGACCACCAACCCAGTTCTGACGACGACGTCGGTTTCGCATATGCCTTTGATAAAGCACAGTATACTCTTGCCATTGGAGCGCGACTAGGGCCACACTACATATTTTCCCATACTTCTGAGTTTAAACGAATGGTCAAGAGTGTACACGAATTCGTCGACTACTTTGTCCAGAAAGCTCTTGCTGAAGGCGCCAGCGAGAAAAAGTTCACGGATGAGGGCAGATACGTCTTCCTCAAAGCACTGGCCAAGGATACTCAAGACCCCGAGGAGCTGCGATCTGAGCTTCTCAACATTTTGCTTGCCGGCCGAGATACTACCGCTTCAACACTAGGGTTCTTCTTTTATACCATGGCCGATCCTCGATACTCACATATTTACCAACGTCTGAGAACCATCCTCTTGGACGAGTTTGGAACATACTCCAACCCCAAAGAAATCACATtcgaaaagatgaagagctgccaGTATCTCCAATGGTGTTTGAATGAAATCCTACGTCTGTATCCTGCAGTCCCCATGAATGTTCGAACCGCCCAAGTAGACACAACGCTGCCTGTCGGAGGCGGCAAAGACGGACAGTCACCAATCTTTGTGACCAAAGGCCAAGACGTTGCATACTCT GTTTACCTCATGCATCGTCGAAAGGACTTGTGGGGTCCTGATGCTGAAATTTTTAAACCCGAGAGGTGGGAGGCGCGACGGCCAGGCTGGGAATTTCTCCCGTTCAACGGAGGGCCAAGAATCTGCATCGGTCAGCAGTTTGCACTGACAGAGTTGGGCTACGTCGTGGTCCGATTGATGCAGCGCATTGACAGCATCGATGGGTCACAAGCTGGCCCAGTTAGTCACGGCTTAACTTTGATCAATTCGCCCGGCGAGGGAGTTAATCTCAAACTGCACTTTTCCGAGTAG
- a CDS encoding uncharacterized protein (EggNog:ENOG41~MEROPS:MER0000928~SECRETED:SignalP(1-24)): MQPTTSFGTFLVTFLSASMAAGSAIPYMAPQPGSFEIKRAANNGFTGRNGALALARAYAKYGVPVTDTLLEAVETLKSAHLIKRSSGNVTATPDGDDLEYLVPVQIGTPPQTLNLDFDTGSSDLWVFSSETDTSSSQGHSVYSPSKSTSAQKLDGATWSITYGDQSSSSGDVYTDVVTLGSLTVKSQAVESAQQVSAQFAQGNNDGLLGLAFSSINTVKPTQQKTWFDNISGSLDSPLFVADLRHETPGSYIFGTIPSDASNVLYAPVDNSQGFWQFSTSSDIGGSFSAIADTGTTLLLASDDLVSAYYKNVQGAREDQQQGGYVFDCSTTLPDFTFTVGDGKITVPGSLINYGQASGSECFGGIQSSGGLPFAIFGDIALKAAYVVFDSGNTQVGWAQKK, encoded by the coding sequence ATGCAGCCCACCACCAGCTTTGGCACTTTCCTCGTCACTTTCCTGTCTGCCTCTATGGCAGCAGGAAGTGCCATTCCTTACATGGCTCCCCAGCCTGGCTCTTTCGAGATCAAGAGAGCCGCCAACAACGGCTTCACTGGAAGAAATGGCGCTCTCGCTCTGGCTCGTGCTTACGCCAAGTACGGAGTCCCAGTCACCGACACTCTCCTTGAGGCTGTCGAGACTCTCAAATCTGCTCACCTCATCAAGCGAAGCAGCGGAAATGTCACTGCTACtccagatggagatgatctTGAGTATCTCGTGCCTGTTCAGATTGGTACTCCTCCCCAGACTCTCAACTTAGACTTCGACACCGGCAGCTCCGACCTCTGGGTCTTCTCCAGCGAAACCGATACTAGCTCTTCTCAGGGCCACAGCGTCTACAGCCCGTCTAAGAGCACTTCTGcccagaagctggatggtGCTACCTGGTCCATTACCTACGGAGATCAGTCATCTTCCTCTGGCGATGTCTACACGGATGTTGTCACCCTTGGCAGCCTGACCGTCAAGTCTCAGGCCGTTGAGTCAGCTCAGCAAGTCTCCGCCCAGTTCGCCCAGGGCAACAACGACGGCCTCCTTGGTCTCGCTTTCAGCTCCATCAACACTGTCAAGCCCACCCAGCAAAAGACCTGGTTCGACAACATCTCCGGAAGCCTCGACTCTCCCCTCTTCGTTGCCGATCTCCGCCACGAGACTCCCGGCAGCTACATCTTCGGAACCATTCCATCAGACGCTTCCAACGTTCTCTACGCTCCCGTCGACAACAGCCAGGGCTTCTGGCAgttcagcaccagcagcgatATTGGCGGATCCTTCTCTGCCATTGCTGACACCGGCACcactcttctcctcgccaGCGACGACCTCGTCAGCGCCTACTACAAGAACGTCCAGGGTGCTCGTGAGGACCAGCAGCAAGGCGGATATGTCTTTGACTGCAGCACCACTCTCCCCGACTTCACCTTCACCGTTGGAGACGGCAAGATCACCGTCCCCGGTAGCCTGATCAACTACGGCCAGGCCAGCGGTAGCGAGTGCTTCGGTGGTATCCAGTCGTCTGGTGGCCTTCCATTCGCCATCTTTGGTGATATTGCCCTCAAGGCTGCCTATGTCGTCTTTGACAGCGGCAACACCCAGGTTGGCTGGGCTCAGAAGAAATAA